A region from the Desulfurobacterium pacificum genome encodes:
- the resB gene encoding cytochrome c biogenesis protein ResB has translation MKKLYDFFSSVKLAIFLLLMLATTSIIGTIIEQQKDPIQYLREYGETTYKIFKFLGFTDVYHSWWYILLLVLLAINLIVCSIKRLPKIWKIAKEPKKILPEGQEKNLKAYHSITFPAPFEKVKNSLIEAFRRVRYKVEVVEEQEDKTYIFADKNVFARFGVYIVHLGVLIVLIGGLITAIWGYRGYMNLAEGTASNLVSFFTGGKIIELPFYVKCNKFKIDFYPSGMPKAYISDISIIENGKEVLRKQIKVNDPLKYKGIYFYQASYGQGEAFIQLKKGDNITTVAVAFGQPFKVEDGVYMRIVSIDGMRMLVGFEVIDHGKVKDYQAKMFTPYQIPGTNVLFAVADVKPVFYTGLQVSRDPGTWVVWLGSIILILGLIIAFFIPHRRVWVRIEKKGEDRTKVVIGGTTNKGTEGLSQELEGVLGVLKSSYCQNTPKEE, from the coding sequence TTCAGTTCCGTCAAGTTGGCGATTTTCCTTCTCCTTATGCTCGCTACAACCTCTATCATTGGAACAATCATAGAACAGCAGAAAGACCCAATTCAGTATTTGAGGGAATACGGGGAGACTACGTATAAGATTTTTAAATTCTTAGGTTTTACCGACGTTTACCATTCTTGGTGGTACATTCTGCTTTTGGTTTTACTTGCCATAAACCTTATTGTTTGTTCAATAAAGAGGCTTCCAAAAATCTGGAAGATAGCTAAAGAGCCTAAGAAGATTCTTCCTGAAGGGCAGGAGAAAAACCTTAAAGCCTATCACTCCATTACTTTTCCTGCACCTTTTGAAAAGGTAAAAAACTCTCTGATAGAAGCTTTCAGAAGAGTAAGGTACAAAGTAGAAGTTGTAGAAGAACAGGAGGACAAAACTTACATTTTTGCTGATAAAAACGTTTTTGCAAGGTTTGGCGTTTATATAGTCCACTTAGGCGTTCTTATCGTCTTAATTGGCGGTCTAATAACGGCTATTTGGGGATACAGAGGTTATATGAACCTTGCAGAAGGAACTGCCAGCAACCTGGTAAGCTTTTTCACAGGCGGTAAAATTATTGAGCTTCCCTTCTACGTTAAGTGCAACAAGTTCAAGATAGACTTTTACCCTTCCGGTATGCCCAAAGCTTACATCTCCGATATTTCCATAATAGAGAACGGTAAAGAGGTATTGAGAAAGCAAATAAAGGTTAACGACCCTCTTAAGTACAAAGGTATTTACTTCTATCAGGCAAGTTACGGGCAGGGAGAAGCTTTCATTCAGCTCAAAAAGGGTGATAACATAACTACCGTAGCTGTTGCGTTTGGACAGCCTTTTAAAGTAGAGGATGGCGTTTATATGAGAATTGTCAGTATAGACGGTATGAGAATGTTGGTCGGTTTTGAAGTGATAGACCACGGAAAGGTGAAAGATTATCAAGCAAAAATGTTTACTCCGTACCAGATTCCGGGTACAAACGTTCTCTTTGCTGTTGCAGACGTTAAACCCGTATTTTATACGGGACTTCAAGTTTCCAGAGACCCAGGAACGTGGGTTGTTTGGCTTGGCAGCATAATACTGATTTTAGGATTGATTATCGCCTTCTTCATTCCTCACAGAAGGGTATGGGTAAGAATAGAGAAGAAGGGTGAGGATAGAACGAAAGTAGTAATAGGCGGAACGACGAACAAGGGAACGGAGGGGCTGTCTCAGGAACTTGAGGGAGTCTTAGGGGTGTTAAAGTCTTCATACTGCCAGAATACCCCTAAGGAGGAATAA